The Corynebacterium qintianiae genome has a window encoding:
- a CDS encoding type ISP restriction/modification enzyme, which yields MPKLALEPFEDLVRILIKELQLVESQIKLDKRVSPEDQLKLPVRRFLAAVAEQLGRKVHLVTEHRQLSTDEVSAVRLDIAVKKSTGPTIGHIELKSTNKGANPYQPLGWSKHDRKQWQKVKNHSNLVYTNGWEWTLVRRGQKKPVYHCYLIPDSSDEVPDSVIADLRTLLTVFFRWEPKTPSSPKALAETLAPLTAYLRDNVREVIEDDNHDALDQLYSRWKVDLMPGASKAQFADSFAQTFTYALLLARVETALAPDEFSVSALPDSLRSNGHRLLGSVLELMAQNQYRQLVEDPIALLEATIGAVESKRFNDVVDAWLYFYEDFLAEYDPKMRKASGVYYTPVDIVQAQVKLVDHALRTRLGRQRGLGSTDVNILDPAAGTATYGLAIANHVLHRADAKLDAARSLARRLSAFELLVGPYSVAHLRLTQLLESTGLVLKDEGVRVYLTNTLLAAGDLSQDSAQFALWQVESDLSAEARKAGIIKDKQTSVRVIIGNPPYKRGKAVEAHGTESIPNVVLQPFGEETPLLDDFIVPLRRTGAGAQAKNLYNLYVYFLRWALWKACQQNPEEPGIVSFITASSYLRGPGFAGVRELMRRVFDEIWIIDLGGDNKGARPEENVFKIETPVAVFVGIQHENTVNRQTGQITKKRHSNRMTQKSRVLYRRIYGTRAEKLAAMQTIEPPEKKEKWVEITAEDWSAKFVPSTVAALGDGVPLTSVFPWSFSGSKTGRTWVVSPDETALRERLRQLQDAGDRETGGELFADSPTGRKFDMPVKSDLIPGSTASTPISEEQVLEGLHIARYGYRAFDRSFCVADHRVIDRPGPSWRLAENPGQLFLVSLTTTALGSGPAIAVSPYPVDLHFFRGSYGAKDVMPLYKRPRSMEPNISSKLLSALSSAYGVEVSPDEVAGYVVGQLGTSAYTERFSEELVESNACVIFTADYELFTAVAALGRSLIFEATWGERFGEVNEFGQIESQRYRGSARLSVSPNEGDYPSDWSYDAEKQVLKVGAGIFTDVRQDVLEFSISGMKVIPSWLGYRMENPAGKSTSPLDRISADEWTHDTALLELLWQVEFVVDTKEEGASLLSSVIGGEIIDPSQIGTPEEYETMEPRDAPDGQGVLEV from the coding sequence ATGCCAAAACTCGCTTTGGAACCGTTCGAAGATTTAGTACGAATTCTCATCAAGGAACTTCAGCTCGTTGAATCACAAATCAAGTTGGACAAGCGTGTCAGCCCGGAGGACCAGCTAAAGCTGCCTGTGCGACGATTTCTGGCTGCCGTTGCCGAGCAATTAGGGCGGAAGGTCCATTTGGTGACGGAGCACCGTCAGCTAAGCACCGACGAAGTGAGTGCCGTTCGGCTTGACATTGCAGTGAAGAAATCTACTGGGCCCACAATCGGGCATATAGAACTGAAATCCACCAACAAGGGCGCGAACCCCTACCAACCGTTGGGGTGGTCGAAGCATGACCGGAAACAGTGGCAGAAAGTCAAGAACCACTCCAACCTAGTTTACACAAACGGATGGGAGTGGACGCTGGTACGTCGTGGGCAAAAGAAACCCGTCTACCACTGTTATTTAATTCCAGACTCTTCCGATGAGGTACCCGACTCTGTTATCGCCGACCTCAGAACACTGCTCACCGTCTTTTTTCGATGGGAGCCCAAGACCCCTTCAAGTCCGAAGGCCTTGGCTGAAACGTTAGCGCCGCTAACTGCCTATTTACGGGACAACGTGAGGGAAGTTATCGAAGATGACAATCACGATGCGTTGGACCAACTTTATTCGCGGTGGAAAGTAGATTTGATGCCGGGGGCGAGCAAAGCACAATTTGCGGACTCGTTTGCCCAAACGTTTACCTACGCGCTCTTGCTAGCACGAGTGGAGACAGCGCTTGCTCCAGATGAATTCTCGGTGTCTGCATTACCCGATTCGCTGAGGAGCAACGGGCATCGGTTACTAGGTTCCGTACTCGAGCTCATGGCTCAAAACCAGTACCGACAACTGGTGGAGGACCCTATCGCTCTTTTGGAAGCAACCATCGGGGCAGTTGAGTCCAAACGGTTTAACGATGTAGTCGACGCGTGGCTGTACTTTTACGAAGACTTTCTTGCAGAGTATGACCCAAAAATGCGGAAAGCGTCGGGGGTTTATTACACCCCGGTAGACATTGTCCAGGCTCAGGTCAAGCTAGTAGACCATGCACTCAGAACTCGGCTCGGTAGGCAGCGAGGGCTCGGGTCCACTGACGTAAACATCTTGGACCCCGCTGCGGGTACTGCCACGTATGGTTTAGCGATTGCAAATCACGTGCTCCATCGTGCCGATGCCAAACTGGACGCAGCCCGGTCCCTGGCAAGGCGTTTGAGCGCTTTCGAGCTACTAGTTGGCCCATATTCCGTGGCACATCTCAGATTGACACAGCTACTCGAATCCACTGGATTAGTCCTAAAAGATGAAGGTGTTCGTGTATATCTCACAAACACCCTATTAGCGGCGGGGGACCTCTCCCAAGATTCAGCACAATTCGCCCTATGGCAGGTTGAAAGTGACCTATCTGCAGAGGCTCGTAAGGCTGGGATTATCAAGGACAAACAGACCTCTGTTCGTGTCATTATTGGTAATCCGCCGTATAAGCGCGGTAAAGCTGTAGAGGCCCACGGGACTGAAAGTATTCCCAATGTCGTCCTACAACCATTTGGAGAGGAGACACCGCTCCTGGATGATTTCATCGTCCCCCTAAGGAGGACAGGTGCGGGTGCGCAAGCGAAAAACCTTTATAACCTTTACGTCTACTTCCTACGCTGGGCGCTTTGGAAGGCGTGTCAACAGAATCCCGAGGAGCCGGGGATTGTTTCTTTTATCACCGCTTCGTCTTATTTGAGGGGACCCGGTTTCGCTGGCGTGCGAGAACTGATGCGTCGCGTTTTTGATGAAATCTGGATTATTGATTTGGGGGGTGACAACAAAGGGGCACGCCCCGAAGAAAACGTTTTCAAGATTGAAACGCCGGTAGCTGTATTTGTAGGGATTCAACACGAAAACACGGTCAATCGGCAGACTGGCCAAATCACGAAAAAACGCCATAGCAACCGAATGACTCAGAAGTCCAGAGTATTGTATAGGCGAATTTATGGCACGAGGGCAGAGAAATTAGCCGCGATGCAGACCATCGAACCACCCGAAAAAAAGGAGAAATGGGTGGAAATTACGGCTGAGGACTGGAGTGCGAAATTCGTTCCTTCGACCGTTGCGGCGCTCGGTGATGGAGTCCCGCTGACCTCCGTGTTTCCGTGGTCATTTTCTGGCTCTAAGACGGGGAGAACCTGGGTTGTGAGCCCAGACGAAACGGCTTTAAGGGAAAGGCTGCGCCAACTTCAAGATGCGGGTGACCGTGAAACGGGGGGTGAGCTATTTGCGGATTCGCCGACCGGCCGCAAATTTGACATGCCGGTGAAGTCTGACCTGATACCGGGTTCTACTGCCTCAACTCCTATTTCTGAAGAACAGGTGTTGGAAGGGCTGCATATAGCACGATATGGATACCGCGCCTTCGACAGGAGCTTCTGTGTCGCTGACCATCGTGTTATCGACCGCCCGGGTCCAAGCTGGCGGCTCGCGGAGAACCCGGGGCAACTCTTCCTAGTATCACTAACGACGACAGCTCTCGGCTCTGGCCCCGCGATAGCGGTATCACCCTATCCGGTTGACCTCCATTTCTTCAGGGGGTCCTACGGAGCCAAAGATGTCATGCCTTTGTACAAGCGCCCACGCTCTATGGAACCGAACATCTCATCAAAGCTCTTGAGCGCTCTTAGCTCCGCTTATGGCGTCGAAGTCTCACCTGACGAAGTTGCGGGTTACGTCGTTGGGCAACTGGGCACCTCTGCGTATACAGAACGCTTTTCTGAGGAACTCGTCGAGTCGAACGCCTGCGTAATTTTCACCGCTGATTATGAGCTGTTCACGGCGGTCGCCGCGTTGGGCCGCAGCCTGATTTTTGAGGCCACCTGGGGTGAGCGATTTGGAGAAGTGAATGAGTTCGGACAAATCGAAAGTCAGCGTTATCGGGGTTCAGCCAGACTATCGGTATCACCGAACGAGGGTGACTACCCCTCCGATTGGTCGTACGACGCTGAAAAGCAAGTGCTTAAGGTTGGGGCTGGCATTTTCACAGACGTACGGCAAGACGTACTTGAGTTTTCCATCTCCGGGATGAAGGTCATTCCCTCATGGCTTGGCTACCGTATGGAGAACCCGGCTGGTAAATCCACATCGCCTCTTGACCGAATCTCTGCCGATGAGTGGACCCATGATACGGCTCTACTCGAACTGTTATGGCAGGTTGAGTTCGTGGTGGACACCAAGGAAGAGGGGGCAAGTCTCCTAAGTTCCGTAATTGGAGGAGAAATAATAGACCCATCGCAAATCGGTACTCCAGAGGAATACGAAACCATGGAACCTCGAGATGCTCCCGACGGCCAGGGGGTGCTCGAGGTCTAA